The following proteins come from a genomic window of Gemmatimonadota bacterium:
- a CDS encoding sulfatase-like hydrolase/transferase codes for MSSDRPNVLLIMTDQQPVSTIGCYGNSVVKTPAQDRLAREGMRFDNFYIAAFACTPSRATYLTGRYSHNHGVVINDVELDDALPSIGNLFRDAGYQTAWIGKWHLGGQMYRGIAERGPFDNCWVRKRVDSTRDFEFVDVEGGTGEDEPRSGFDHWVGGWKHFKAYLQTTDLPDEVKNSPRVGNHHAAPSAPDREHNVSLLGEDHHMAHFFADEMVSFLNANRDNPFCAVLSFYGPHAPVCPPEPWDSMYDLDDVPLPDNYDAPLEDKPRFQSGRDRTYVRDVWSREEVRDYIRRYWGYVSYIDAQIERVLNALDANGQAENTIVMFVSDHGDMVGQFGMVYKLPYCGYDTLMKVPCLVRWPGRIEAGSVNTSLNSSVDVMPTILDLVGMDIPEGVDGESISDVLKGERDVAREEIFTDLINRGVMLRQGSWKFVLNWKSLSGDVRDLDELYNLADDPHEEHNLAYRDRAQAALMRDRILSWLEETGHPYVNTIREQAFREPS; via the coding sequence ATGTCCAGTGATCGTCCAAATGTGCTTTTGATTATGACGGATCAGCAACCTGTATCGACGATCGGTTGTTATGGCAATTCGGTTGTTAAAACACCCGCGCAAGACCGCCTGGCACGCGAAGGCATGCGGTTTGACAATTTTTATATTGCGGCGTTTGCGTGTACGCCGTCTCGAGCGACGTATTTGACCGGGCGCTATTCGCACAACCACGGGGTGGTGATTAACGATGTGGAATTGGACGATGCGTTGCCGTCAATAGGTAATCTATTTCGCGATGCGGGCTATCAAACCGCGTGGATTGGCAAGTGGCATTTGGGGGGGCAGATGTATCGCGGGATTGCGGAACGCGGTCCGTTTGACAATTGCTGGGTCAGGAAGCGGGTAGATAGTACGCGCGATTTTGAGTTTGTGGATGTGGAAGGCGGTACGGGAGAGGATGAACCCCGGAGTGGATTTGATCACTGGGTTGGGGGTTGGAAGCATTTCAAAGCGTATTTGCAGACGACCGATTTGCCCGATGAGGTTAAAAATTCGCCCCGCGTGGGCAATCACCATGCAGCGCCGAGTGCCCCAGATCGGGAGCACAACGTGAGTTTGTTGGGGGAGGATCACCACATGGCGCACTTTTTTGCCGATGAGATGGTGTCGTTTCTCAATGCCAATCGGGATAATCCATTTTGCGCTGTGCTGTCTTTTTACGGACCGCATGCGCCCGTTTGTCCACCCGAGCCATGGGATTCAATGTACGATTTGGACGATGTGCCTCTGCCCGATAATTACGATGCGCCATTGGAGGATAAGCCGCGTTTTCAATCGGGTCGCGATCGCACTTATGTGCGCGATGTCTGGTCGAGAGAGGAGGTACGGGACTATATCCGGCGTTATTGGGGGTATGTGAGTTATATCGACGCACAAATTGAGCGGGTGCTCAACGCGCTGGATGCCAATGGTCAGGCGGAGAATACGATTGTGATGTTTGTGTCGGATCACGGCGATATGGTGGGGCAGTTTGGCATGGTGTACAAGTTGCCGTATTGTGGCTACGATACGTTGATGAAGGTGCCGTGTTTGGTGCGGTGGCCCGGGCGCATTGAAGCGGGGTCTGTGAATACTTCTTTGAATAGCAGTGTGGATGTGATGCCCACGATACTGGATCTGGTGGGGATGGATATTCCCGAGGGAGTGGATGGTGAAAGTATAAGCGATGTTTTGAAGGGCGAGCGCGATGTCGCGCGGGAAGAAATTTTTACGGATTTGATAAATCGCGGTGTGATGCTCAGGCAGGGATCGTGGAAGTTTGTGCTGAATTGGAAGTCTCTGAGCGGTGATGTGCGCGATTTGGACGAGCTTTACAATTTGGCGGATGATCCCCATGAGGAACACAATCTTGCGTATCGAGATCGCGCGCAGGCCGCATTGATGCGAGACCGCATTTTGAGCTGGTTGGAGGAGACGGGGCATCCGTATGTAAATACTATCCGGGAACAGGCATTTCGAGAACCATCTTGA
- a CDS encoding lactonase family protein: MSNIIAFIGTYTRTGSKGIYVHRFNTETGELTPANSIESENPTFLAIHPNGRFLYAVNEISEYNGESAGAISAYAIDAEAADLAFINRQSTVGTGPCHLNIDATGRYAVVANYGGGSTCMLPIREDGALGEASDFIQHEGSSVNPQRQQGPHAHSANISPDNKRVYVADLGLDKVLIFELDLENGKLIANDPPSVSVAPGEGPRHFAFHPGGQYAYLINEIGNTVNAYACDAETGALTELQSIATLPGDFSDTSHTADVHVSSDGLFVYGSNRGHDSVAIFAVDESSGHLTPVDIHSTGGETPRNIALSPDGNFLLAENQSSDTIVSFAIDRETGKLTETGHVAEVPMPVCLKFLV; encoded by the coding sequence ATGAGCAATATCATCGCTTTTATTGGTACCTATACACGCACAGGGAGTAAAGGTATTTACGTTCACCGATTCAATACCGAGACCGGTGAACTCACTCCGGCTAATAGCATCGAGAGTGAGAATCCGACATTTCTCGCCATTCATCCCAATGGGCGGTTTCTCTATGCGGTCAATGAGATCAGTGAATACAATGGCGAGAGCGCGGGGGCGATTAGCGCTTATGCCATTGATGCAGAAGCCGCAGATCTCGCGTTTATCAACCGGCAATCGACAGTAGGCACTGGTCCCTGTCATTTGAATATCGACGCGACGGGTCGCTATGCTGTAGTGGCAAATTACGGTGGGGGTAGCACCTGTATGTTGCCCATTAGGGAAGATGGTGCGTTGGGCGAAGCGTCGGATTTTATTCAGCACGAGGGCAGTAGTGTCAATCCGCAACGGCAGCAAGGTCCCCACGCCCATTCTGCGAATATTTCGCCGGATAACAAACGGGTTTATGTCGCCGATCTCGGTTTGGACAAGGTGTTGATTTTTGAGCTTGATCTCGAAAACGGCAAACTCATTGCGAATGATCCGCCATCCGTCTCTGTGGCGCCCGGTGAGGGACCGCGCCATTTTGCGTTTCATCCCGGAGGACAATACGCCTATCTGATCAATGAGATAGGCAATACTGTCAATGCGTATGCCTGTGATGCGGAGACGGGCGCGTTGACCGAGTTGCAATCCATTGCTACATTGCCCGGCGATTTTTCAGATACGAGTCATACAGCGGATGTTCACGTTTCATCCGATGGTCTGTTTGTGTATGGGTCAAATCGCGGTCACGATAGTGTCGCCATTTTTGCGGTTGACGAGTCCAGCGGTCACTTGACGCCGGTCGATATTCACTCCACTGGTGGAGAAACGCCTCGCAATATCGCGCTTTCGCCCGATGGCAATTTCTTGCTGGCGGAGAATCAAAGCAGTGATACGATTGTTTCTTTTGCCATCGACCGAGAGACCGGGAAATTGACAGAGACCGGGCATGTCGCGGAAGTGCCCATGCCCGTTTGCCTGAAGTTTTTGGTGTAG
- a CDS encoding isocitrate/isopropylmalate family dehydrogenase, which produces MKKTLAVLEGDGIGPEIMREGIKALRTIEKKFDHEFVLEYAPFGAASYFDEGSPFPDETKALCDRADAIIKGPVGLSIEETKKIPQELRPELGAILPLRKRFNTYANYRPVRLPKSLASFSPLRDSVIGEGIDILMIRELVGGIYFGDKEEGTATGMKYARDDCIYTEEQVRAIGTVAFDEARRLGARMTHVHKSNVLATSRLWDAIIEDMAKEYDDVEYVSIIVDNAAFQLVRDPTQFNGVMLLENMQGDILTDQAGGLLGSLGLMPSACMGPEKGYVEPAHGSAPDIAGQNIANPYSMIGSIAFLLDKCLGLKEESDALWNAMFDILERGYATSELASEITDPKNVLSTSDFGDMVVDILSN; this is translated from the coding sequence ATGAAAAAGACCCTCGCCGTGCTTGAAGGCGACGGCATTGGTCCCGAGATTATGCGCGAGGGGATTAAAGCTCTTCGCACGATTGAAAAGAAGTTCGATCACGAGTTTGTGCTGGAATACGCGCCTTTTGGTGCGGCGTCGTATTTTGACGAGGGCAGTCCGTTTCCCGATGAGACAAAAGCCCTGTGTGATCGGGCAGACGCGATTATCAAAGGTCCGGTGGGGCTTTCCATTGAAGAGACGAAGAAAATTCCACAGGAGTTGCGTCCGGAACTCGGTGCTATTCTGCCTTTGCGAAAGCGTTTTAATACGTATGCCAATTATCGCCCGGTCAGGTTGCCCAAATCTCTCGCGTCATTTTCTCCTTTGCGCGATAGCGTTATTGGAGAGGGTATTGATATTCTCATGATTCGAGAACTTGTGGGTGGTATTTATTTTGGGGATAAAGAAGAAGGTACTGCTACGGGTATGAAATACGCGCGCGACGATTGCATTTATACCGAAGAGCAGGTGCGCGCGATTGGAACGGTTGCGTTTGACGAAGCCCGACGTCTCGGTGCCAGGATGACCCATGTCCACAAATCGAATGTGCTGGCGACATCCCGGCTTTGGGACGCGATTATCGAAGATATGGCAAAAGAATACGACGATGTCGAATACGTGTCGATTATCGTCGATAACGCAGCTTTTCAACTCGTCAGAGATCCCACGCAATTCAATGGGGTTATGCTTTTGGAAAATATGCAGGGCGATATTTTGACCGATCAGGCGGGTGGTTTGCTCGGTTCTCTCGGTTTGATGCCTTCGGCGTGTATGGGACCCGAAAAGGGCTATGTGGAACCGGCGCACGGCTCGGCACCCGATATCGCGGGTCAAAATATCGCCAATCCCTATTCTATGATTGGCAGTATTGCATTTTTGCTGGATAAATGTCTGGGCCTCAAAGAGGAGTCAGACGCTTTGTGGAACGCTATGTTCGATATTCTCGAGAGAGGATATGCCACTTCTGAACTCGCCTCAGAGATAACCGATCCCAAGAATGTTCTTTCGACCAGTGATTTTGGCGATATGGTCGTCGATATTTTGAGTAATTAA
- the nagB gene encoding glucosamine-6-phosphate deaminase, giving the protein MPIQVKICDTPDDVARIAASEIVALIRQKPNAVLGLATGSTPVKTYAELRRVNREGLSFSRLTTFNLDEYWGLDGTHSQSYRHFMNRTFFDGTDIQLWNTHVPNGRAVDADLECEAFEDRIRACGGVDLWLLGIGRNGHIAFNEPGSAPDSRTRLVDLTESTIAANSRFFERIEDVPKQALTAGIATICEARRILLLATGTDKAGAIASAVQGVPHPSCPASFLQTHSDCTFILDRGAAL; this is encoded by the coding sequence ATGCCTATTCAAGTGAAAATTTGCGATACGCCCGACGATGTGGCTCGCATCGCCGCATCGGAAATTGTCGCGCTTATTCGCCAGAAGCCAAATGCAGTACTGGGTTTGGCAACGGGATCAACGCCGGTGAAGACGTATGCCGAACTCAGGCGGGTGAATCGGGAGGGGCTGAGTTTTTCGCGTTTGACTACTTTTAATCTCGATGAGTACTGGGGGCTTGATGGCACGCATTCGCAGAGTTATCGCCATTTTATGAATCGCACGTTTTTTGACGGTACTGATATTCAACTGTGGAATACGCATGTGCCCAATGGCAGGGCAGTGGATGCCGATCTCGAGTGCGAGGCTTTTGAGGACAGGATACGGGCGTGTGGCGGTGTGGATTTGTGGTTGCTGGGCATTGGTCGCAATGGACATATTGCTTTTAACGAGCCCGGTAGTGCGCCCGATTCTCGCACCCGTCTGGTCGATTTGACCGAGAGTACGATTGCGGCGAATAGTCGCTTTTTCGAGCGCATTGAAGATGTGCCCAAACAGGCACTCACCGCGGGGATTGCCACGATTTGTGAGGCGAGGCGGATTCTTCTTCTGGCGACGGGTACGGATAAGGCGGGAGCGATTGCCAGCGCTGTTCAAGGTGTTCCACATCCATCCTGTCCGGCGAGTTTTTTACAGACACATTCGGATTGTACGTTTATTTTAGATAGAGGGGCGGCCCTGTGA